Proteins encoded together in one Lathyrus oleraceus cultivar Zhongwan6 chromosome 5, CAAS_Psat_ZW6_1.0, whole genome shotgun sequence window:
- the LOC127082005 gene encoding uncharacterized protein LOC127082005, with amino-acid sequence MVVDSGKALKIKHRTLMLRKDDLKLIIEQIVDFESFRVNGFSLKASFEVQGWINYFKMLNGPTSPYLVKDLWVKDGVYDECSVALDNGKLKGKSRAEMGLEEFKEVEIRYVVMGVNVTITQSHISKLLNMDNTSRYALNTKDSSLESSVIKKPLFLKSEDFGKVKNTHIEYKLMFKILFECLILRE; translated from the coding sequence AAGGCTCTCAAAATTAAACACAGAACCTTGATGCTTAGAAAAGATGATCTGAAGTTGATTATTGAACAAATTGTAGACTTCGAGTCTTTTAGGGTTAATGGGTTTTCATTAAAAGCGTCTTTTGAAGTTCAGGGGTGGATCAACTACTTTAAGATGTTGAATGGTCCTACCTCTCCTTACTTGGTTAAGGATTTATGGGTTAAGGATGGAGTGTATGATGAATGTTCTGTTGCTCTTGATAATGGAAAGCTCAAGGGGAAGTCAAGGGCTGAGATGGGTCTGGAGGAATTCAAGGAGGTGGAAATAAGATATGTTGTTATGGGAGTAAATGTGACTATCACTCAAAGTCACATATCCAAGCTTCTGAACATGGATAACACTAGTAGATATGCCTTAAACACCAAAGATAGTAGCCTTGAATCTAGTGTCATCAAGAAACCATTGTTTCTCAAATCTGAAGACTTTGGGAAAGTGAAGAACACACATATTGAATACAAACTCATGTTCAAAATATTGTTTGAATGCTTGATTCTAAGAGAATGA